A stretch of Desulfarculaceae bacterium DNA encodes these proteins:
- the asnB gene encoding asparagine synthase (glutamine-hydrolyzing), with translation MCGIFGFFSSPSQRADLEACRRATNLMAHRGPDADGEWSSPDGAVFLGHRRLSILDLSDAANQPMLSPGGRVIIFNGEIYNFRELRDQLAAEGISCTTTGDTEVLLKALEQWGPPALERLRGMFSLVLWDPERRRALLARDPFGIKPLYIWQGPSGELSVASEIKAFYALPSFVPELDSSALPEYLRFRSLSGGRTLLRGVSKLPPASYAWFEPGGRVEPHIYWRLADTAPGEMAKDSLAANTARFVELFRSTVEAHLISDVPLGAQFSGGVDSSLVSAVARKDLGADFAGFFCRVAQEGFDETPFAEAVADALGMRLHRSELTAGVLFSELLDRLTWHQDDPLTHPNSMGIFLLSALAKGKVKVLLSGETADEIFAGYDAHRRLLAFARLAGVPDFLLSPARSLCRLSPRLRSIELLLNERLGHDLDSLTLTRRQYLDGPSLETLLGPGADAASLAGRRAELEPLAGMDALTRFQLYDVAVYLPPIMERQDKMSMAASIESRVPFADVQVGRFAFGLPPEQRATVKRGKVILKEALARYVPVDTVERRKAGFGLPMILWLNSAEGRARREALAGPGSALGGLLDPDRVRPLLADPSDGPRADVLWSLIALEAWARMFLNKEAVLAAPRAIPI, from the coding sequence ATGTGCGGCATATTCGGCTTTTTCAGCTCCCCCTCGCAGCGTGCCGACCTCGAGGCCTGCCGCCGGGCCACCAACCTCATGGCCCATCGAGGCCCGGACGCGGATGGCGAGTGGTCCAGCCCGGACGGCGCGGTGTTCCTGGGCCACCGCCGCTTGTCCATCCTGGACCTCTCGGACGCGGCCAACCAGCCCATGCTTTCGCCGGGCGGCCGGGTGATCATCTTCAACGGCGAGATCTACAACTTCAGGGAGCTGCGCGACCAACTCGCGGCCGAGGGCATAAGCTGCACCACCACCGGGGATACCGAGGTGCTGCTCAAGGCCCTGGAGCAATGGGGCCCGCCCGCCCTGGAGCGCCTGCGGGGCATGTTCTCCCTGGTGCTGTGGGACCCGGAGCGCCGCCGCGCCCTCTTGGCCCGCGACCCCTTCGGCATCAAGCCGCTCTATATCTGGCAAGGGCCAAGCGGCGAGCTGTCCGTGGCCTCGGAGATCAAGGCCTTCTACGCCCTGCCCTCCTTCGTGCCCGAGCTGGACTCCAGCGCCCTGCCCGAGTACCTGCGCTTCCGCTCCCTGAGCGGGGGCCGCACCCTGCTGAGGGGCGTAAGCAAGTTGCCTCCCGCTAGTTATGCCTGGTTCGAGCCGGGCGGCCGCGTGGAGCCGCATATTTACTGGCGCCTGGCCGACACCGCCCCCGGCGAGATGGCCAAGGACAGCCTGGCGGCCAACACCGCGCGCTTCGTGGAGCTGTTTCGTTCAACCGTGGAGGCCCACCTGATCTCCGACGTACCCCTGGGGGCCCAGTTCTCGGGCGGGGTGGACTCCAGCCTGGTCTCGGCCGTGGCCCGCAAGGACCTGGGGGCCGACTTCGCGGGCTTCTTCTGCCGGGTGGCTCAGGAGGGCTTTGACGAAACGCCCTTTGCCGAGGCGGTGGCCGACGCCCTGGGTATGCGCCTGCACCGCAGCGAGCTGACTGCTGGGGTGCTCTTCTCCGAGCTCCTGGACCGCCTCACCTGGCACCAGGACGACCCCCTGACCCATCCCAACTCCATGGGCATCTTTTTGCTCTCCGCCCTGGCCAAGGGCAAGGTCAAGGTGCTGCTCTCCGGCGAAACCGCCGACGAGATCTTCGCGGGCTACGACGCTCATCGGCGGCTGCTGGCCTTTGCCCGCCTGGCCGGGGTGCCGGACTTCCTCTTGTCCCCGGCCCGCTCCTTGTGCCGCCTGAGCCCCCGCCTGCGCAGTATCGAGCTGCTCCTCAACGAGCGCTTGGGGCACGACCTGGACAGCCTAACCCTCACCCGGCGGCAGTATTTGGACGGCCCCTCCCTGGAGACCCTGCTGGGCCCCGGCGCGGACGCGGCCTCCCTGGCCGGCCGCCGGGCCGAGTTGGAGCCGCTGGCGGGAATGGACGCCCTCACCCGCTTCCAGCTCTACGACGTGGCGGTGTATTTGCCGCCCATCATGGAGCGCCAGGACAAGATGTCCATGGCCGCCAGCATCGAGAGCCGGGTGCCTTTCGCGGACGTGCAGGTGGGGCGCTTCGCTTTTGGCCTGCCACCGGAGCAGCGAGCCACGGTCAAGCGGGGCAAGGTTATCCTCAAGGAGGCCCTGGCCCGCTACGTGCCCGTGGACACGGTAGAGCGGCGCAAGGCCGGCTTCGGCCTGCCCATGATCCTGTGGTTGAATTCCGCCGAAGGCCGTGCGCGGCGCGAGGCCCTGGCCGGGCCGGGCTCGGCCCTGGGCGGCCTGCTGGACCCCGACCGCGTGCGCCCTCTGCTGGCCGATCCCTCCGACGGACCCCGGGCAGACGTGCTCTGGAGCCTCATCGCCCTGGAGGCCTGGGCGCGGATGTTTTTGAACAAGGAGGCGGTGTTGGCTGCCCCCCGCGCCATCCCAATCTGA
- a CDS encoding ATP-binding cassette domain-containing protein, with product MSQGSGLLALEGLTKHFRVGAGFMGTKRQTVHAVDQVSLEVHEHEVLGLVGESGCGKSTLGRLALGLIKPTTGRVLFEGRDVTSLDRAGWKELRRQMQVVFQDPATSLNPRLNVGSILAEPLVIHGMAKPEARARVGELLAEVGLRPEHARRYPHQFSGGQRQRIGIARALALRPRLVVADEPVSALDVSIQAQVLNLLMELKKSFGLTYIFVAHDLSVVRHVSDRVAVMYLGKVVELAPAEVFDAPPRHPYTEALLAAAPVADPHRAMQPPPVKGDVASPVNPPSGCRFRTRCPEAQDICAVEEPPLKEIGPRHRCACHFR from the coding sequence ATGAGCCAGGGCAGCGGCCTGCTGGCCCTGGAAGGCCTCACCAAGCACTTCCGGGTGGGGGCCGGCTTCATGGGCACCAAGCGTCAGACGGTGCACGCGGTGGACCAGGTTAGCCTGGAAGTGCATGAGCACGAGGTGCTGGGCCTGGTGGGCGAGAGCGGCTGCGGCAAGTCCACCCTGGGCCGCCTGGCCCTGGGGCTGATCAAGCCCACCACCGGCCGGGTGCTCTTCGAGGGCCGCGACGTGACCTCCCTGGACCGGGCCGGGTGGAAGGAACTGCGCCGCCAGATGCAGGTGGTGTTCCAGGACCCGGCCACCTCGCTCAACCCGCGCCTCAACGTGGGCTCCATCCTGGCCGAGCCCTTGGTGATCCACGGCATGGCCAAGCCCGAGGCCCGGGCCCGGGTGGGCGAGCTGTTGGCCGAGGTGGGCCTTAGGCCCGAGCACGCCCGGCGTTATCCCCACCAGTTCAGCGGCGGCCAGCGCCAGCGCATCGGCATTGCGCGGGCCCTGGCCCTCCGGCCCCGCCTGGTGGTGGCCGACGAGCCGGTGAGTGCCCTGGACGTGTCCATCCAGGCCCAGGTCTTGAACCTGCTCATGGAGCTAAAGAAAAGCTTCGGCTTAACTTACATCTTCGTGGCCCACGACCTCTCCGTGGTGCGCCACGTGTCCGACCGGGTGGCGGTGATGTATCTGGGCAAGGTGGTGGAGCTGGCCCCGGCCGAGGTCTTTGACGCCCCGCCGCGCCACCCCTACACCGAGGCCCTGTTGGCCGCCGCGCCGGTGGCCGACCCCCACCGGGCCATGCAGCCCCCGCCGGTCAAGGGCGACGTGGCCAGCCCGGTGAACCCGCCCTCGGGCTGCCGTTTCCGCACCCGCTGCCCAGAGGCCCAGGACATCTGCGCCGTCGAGGAGCCGCCCCTCAAAGAGATTGGCCCGAGGCACCGCTGCGCCTGCCACTTCCGCTAG
- a CDS encoding SDR family oxidoreductase: MDLGIKGRAALVAGSSKGLGLAVARGLAAEGCNLALAARSQDKLDTLASRMEAEFGVEVWAQAVDLSERGAAQALAEAAAKRYGKIDILVNNAGGPPPGRFEELGEDAWRRAVELTLLSAQAMTRALLPGMRAQGWGRIVNMTSVSVKQPLPGLILSNSIRAAVVGWAKTLADEVAEAGITVNNVLPGWMLTARVEQLFNARAEAGGISPEEAKAQVVEAIPLGRMGDPAEFGDLVAFLASERASYITGASYLIDGGLHRGLT, encoded by the coding sequence ATGGATCTGGGGATTAAGGGACGGGCCGCCCTGGTGGCCGGCTCCAGCAAGGGGCTGGGCCTGGCCGTGGCCCGGGGGCTGGCCGCCGAGGGCTGCAACCTGGCCCTGGCCGCGCGCAGCCAGGACAAGCTGGACACCTTGGCCTCGCGTATGGAGGCCGAGTTCGGGGTGGAGGTCTGGGCCCAGGCCGTGGACCTAAGCGAGCGGGGCGCGGCCCAGGCCCTGGCCGAGGCGGCGGCCAAACGCTACGGCAAGATCGACATCCTGGTAAACAACGCGGGCGGTCCCCCGCCGGGACGCTTCGAGGAGCTGGGCGAGGACGCCTGGCGCCGCGCGGTGGAGTTGACCCTGCTCTCGGCCCAGGCCATGACCCGGGCCCTGCTGCCCGGCATGAGGGCCCAAGGCTGGGGCCGCATCGTCAACATGACCAGCGTGTCGGTGAAGCAGCCCCTGCCCGGGCTCATCCTGAGCAACAGCATCCGGGCGGCGGTGGTGGGCTGGGCCAAGACCCTGGCCGACGAGGTGGCCGAGGCGGGCATCACCGTGAACAACGTGCTGCCGGGATGGATGCTAACCGCGAGAGTGGAGCAGCTATTCAACGCGCGGGCAGAGGCCGGGGGCATCAGCCCCGAGGAAGCCAAGGCCCAGGTGGTAGAAGCCATCCCCTTGGGGCGCATGGGCGATCCAGCCGAGTTCGGCGACTTGGTGGCCTTTTTGGCCTCCGAGCGCGCGAGCTACATCACCGGGGCCAGCTACCTCATCGACGGCGGCCTGCACCGGGGGCTTACCTAA
- a CDS encoding phage holin family protein — MRKGFLFRWVVSALGLLFVSWLFDGIRVDGVGWAFVAALFLGVFNALIRPILILLTLPITVLTMGLFILVINALMLKLTGWLLAGFHVQGFWTALGGAVVLGLISLAANSLVNDRGSFEVIEMNRGQGGRWERRG; from the coding sequence ATGCGTAAGGGATTCTTATTTCGCTGGGTGGTCAGCGCTCTGGGCCTGCTGTTCGTATCCTGGTTGTTCGATGGCATCCGGGTGGACGGCGTGGGTTGGGCTTTCGTGGCCGCCCTCTTCTTGGGGGTGTTCAACGCCCTCATCCGGCCCATTCTCATCCTGCTCACCCTGCCCATCACCGTCTTGACCATGGGCCTGTTTATCCTGGTGATCAACGCCCTGATGCTCAAGCTGACCGGCTGGCTCTTGGCCGGTTTCCACGTGCAGGGATTCTGGACCGCCCTGGGCGGGGCCGTGGTCTTGGGGCTGATCAGCCTGGCGGCCAACAGCCTGGTGAACGACCGGGGCAGCTTCGAGGTGATCGAGATGAACCGGGGCCAGGGCGGCCGCTGGGAACGGAGAGGCTAG
- a CDS encoding glycosyltransferase yields MSAAKPKVLQVVWSLEVGGMERVVLHLAKGLPAQGFAAEVVTLAGEAAPPGLALNGLTLWELSKGPGLDLRLARSLASLARRSGADVLHAHNTLSLLYAVMAGFITRKPVLATLHGANYEGPARHRKLRRWLARRCAAVACVSQDALAAAREQDRIDPKRLRLVYNGIDLGEIAAAAPQREAARDGLSLEAGQAAIISVGRLSPEKDYGTLLAAVGELAGREDAPCLLLVGDGPERSKLEQKARELGLGQAVRFLGARGDVPRLLAASDLFALSSLSEGVSMALLEAMAAKLPVVATNVGGNPEVVLPGDTGLLVPPADPQALARGLAQILDDPTQAQAMGRAGAARVQERFSLEAMCRAYAELYRQALA; encoded by the coding sequence TTGAGCGCAGCTAAGCCCAAGGTGCTCCAGGTGGTGTGGTCCCTGGAGGTGGGAGGCATGGAGCGGGTGGTCTTGCACCTGGCCAAGGGCCTGCCCGCCCAGGGTTTCGCCGCCGAGGTGGTCACCCTGGCCGGGGAGGCCGCGCCTCCGGGCCTGGCCCTGAACGGCCTGACCCTGTGGGAGCTGAGCAAGGGGCCTGGCCTGGACCTGCGCCTGGCCCGCTCCCTGGCCTCCCTGGCGCGCCGCAGCGGGGCCGATGTCTTGCACGCCCACAACACGCTTTCTCTGCTCTATGCGGTGATGGCCGGGTTTATCACCCGCAAGCCGGTGCTGGCTACTCTGCACGGGGCCAACTACGAAGGCCCGGCCCGCCACCGCAAGCTGCGCCGCTGGCTGGCAAGGCGCTGCGCGGCGGTAGCCTGCGTGAGCCAGGACGCCCTGGCCGCGGCCCGCGAGCAGGACCGCATCGACCCCAAACGCCTGCGCCTGGTTTACAACGGCATCGACCTTGGCGAGATCGCGGCCGCCGCCCCGCAGCGCGAGGCAGCGCGGGACGGGCTGAGCCTGGAGGCGGGGCAGGCGGCGATCATCAGCGTGGGCCGCCTGTCACCGGAAAAGGACTACGGCACGTTGCTGGCTGCCGTGGGTGAGCTGGCCGGCCGGGAGGACGCGCCGTGTTTGCTCCTGGTGGGCGACGGCCCGGAGCGGTCCAAGCTGGAGCAGAAGGCCCGCGAATTGGGCCTGGGCCAGGCGGTGCGCTTTTTGGGAGCGCGGGGGGACGTGCCCCGTCTCTTGGCCGCGTCCGACCTGTTCGCGCTCAGCTCCCTGAGCGAAGGGGTGTCCATGGCCCTGCTGGAGGCCATGGCCGCCAAGCTGCCTGTGGTAGCCACCAACGTGGGCGGTAACCCCGAGGTGGTGCTGCCGGGAGACACCGGCCTACTGGTGCCCCCGGCTGATCCCCAGGCCCTGGCCCGGGGGTTGGCCCAAATTCTGGACGACCCAACCCAAGCCCAAGCCATGGGCCGAGCCGGAGCCGCGCGGGTTCAGGAGCGCTTCTCCCTGGAGGCCATGTGCCGGGCCTACGCCGAGCTATACCGCCAGGCTCTGGCCTGA
- a CDS encoding 2-dehydropantoate 2-reductase — translation MKVAVIGPGAMGLMLAARLKKAGAEVVLLDYRPERAAKINEQQVSLEHPEGSERLAVEATADPTVLGSVDLAVVCTKAYHTQGVARVLRANLAPEARVLTLQNGAENVETLVEALGPARVLGGITSEGATLLGLGRVRHAGRGQTHIGPAQGPVDAYCQQVVQLLNAAGFDTKGVEGVQNLIWTKLVINVGINSLTAILEVPNGRLLELPPAGKVMAAAVAEAVSVGQAIGVKFLHQDMLRAVQEVAHRTAANISSMLQDVRKSRRTEVSYINGAVVRQGEQVGLPTPVNQTLTQLVQAREAGYLDQ, via the coding sequence ATGAAAGTAGCCGTTATAGGGCCCGGGGCCATGGGCCTCATGCTGGCCGCGCGCCTGAAGAAGGCCGGGGCCGAGGTGGTCCTGTTGGACTACCGGCCGGAACGGGCCGCCAAGATCAATGAGCAACAGGTGTCCCTGGAGCATCCCGAGGGCAGCGAGCGCCTGGCCGTGGAGGCCACCGCCGACCCAACGGTCCTGGGCTCCGTGGACCTGGCCGTGGTGTGCACCAAGGCCTACCACACCCAGGGTGTGGCCCGGGTGCTCAGGGCCAACCTGGCCCCCGAAGCCCGCGTCCTGACCCTGCAAAACGGGGCCGAGAACGTGGAGACCCTAGTGGAGGCCTTGGGGCCGGCCAGGGTGTTGGGCGGCATCACCAGCGAGGGCGCTACGCTCCTGGGCCTGGGCCGGGTGCGCCACGCCGGACGGGGCCAGACCCACATCGGACCCGCCCAGGGGCCGGTGGACGCCTACTGCCAGCAGGTGGTGCAGCTACTCAACGCGGCGGGCTTCGACACCAAGGGCGTGGAGGGGGTGCAGAACCTCATCTGGACCAAGCTGGTGATCAACGTGGGCATCAACTCCCTGACCGCCATCCTGGAGGTGCCCAACGGCCGCCTTTTGGAGCTGCCCCCCGCGGGCAAGGTCATGGCCGCGGCCGTGGCCGAGGCGGTGAGCGTGGGTCAGGCCATTGGGGTCAAGTTCCTGCACCAGGACATGCTCCGGGCGGTGCAGGAGGTGGCCCACCGCACCGCGGCCAACATCAGCTCCATGCTCCAGGACGTGCGCAAGTCCCGCCGTACCGAGGTGTCCTACATCAATGGCGCGGTGGTGCGCCAAGGCGAGCAGGTGGGCCTGCCCACCCCGGTCAACCAGACGCTCACTCAGTTGGTGCAGGCGCGGGAAGCCGGCTATCTGGACCAGTAG
- a CDS encoding cyclodeaminase/cyclohydrolase family protein encodes MAQQVYEMTLNDFIEIAASKSHTPGGGNVSAVVATLGASMVAMVGNLTLSNKKYEEHKDQAQGCVDRVMGLIEKLKELTIKDMEAFDAYMGVFKMPKETDADKAARKEAMEKAAKQATLVPLEICQTCLSIVEEAEELSKYGNLMAISDVGVGAMVAETAMRSCMLSVDINVPSIKDQDFVKDVLAEKARLFTQAEKLKMLAMARVTEKMGG; translated from the coding sequence ATGGCGCAGCAAGTTTATGAAATGACCCTGAACGATTTCATCGAAATCGCGGCCTCCAAAAGCCACACCCCCGGCGGCGGCAACGTGTCGGCGGTGGTGGCCACCCTGGGCGCTTCCATGGTGGCCATGGTGGGCAACCTCACCCTGAGCAACAAGAAGTACGAGGAGCACAAGGACCAGGCCCAGGGCTGCGTGGACCGGGTGATGGGCCTCATCGAGAAGCTCAAGGAGCTCACCATCAAAGACATGGAGGCCTTCGACGCCTACATGGGCGTTTTCAAGATGCCCAAGGAGACCGACGCGGACAAGGCCGCCCGCAAGGAGGCCATGGAAAAGGCCGCCAAGCAGGCCACCCTGGTGCCCCTGGAGATCTGCCAGACCTGCCTGAGCATCGTCGAAGAGGCCGAGGAGCTTTCCAAGTACGGCAACCTCATGGCCATCAGCGACGTGGGCGTGGGCGCCATGGTGGCCGAGACCGCCATGCGCTCCTGCATGCTCAGCGTGGACATCAACGTGCCTTCCATCAAGGACCAGGACTTCGTCAAGGACGTGCTGGCCGAGAAGGCCCGTTTGTTCACCCAGGCCGAGAAGCTCAAGATGCTGGCCATGGCCCGCGTCACCGAGAAGATGGGCGGCTAA
- a CDS encoding ABC transporter ATP-binding protein — protein MNEALLSIDDLSTVFDTEDGPIVAVDGLSLSVAPGEIAGLVGESGCGKSLTALSVMGLLPPPGRVAAGRILFEDTDLLTLPPRRMRELRGEEISMIFQEPMTSLNPVFTVGRQIAEEITTHREGSSAEAWQRAIAMLDKVGISEPEARAKAYPHQLSGGMRQRVMIAMALALDPKLLIADEPTTALDVTIQAQILELMRHLQSETGAAVLLITHNLAVVAQTCSRVMVMYTGRLVEDASVDELFDHPLHPYTEGLLACLPARAPRPGQKLPTIGGIVPALGNLPQGCAFSDRCPRAFEPCRQAEPALVEVAPGHSVRCYLHHDQARRERRIAA, from the coding sequence TTGAACGAAGCCCTCCTGAGCATTGACGACCTGAGCACCGTCTTCGACACGGAGGACGGCCCCATCGTGGCCGTGGACGGCCTCAGCCTGTCCGTGGCCCCGGGGGAGATCGCCGGGCTGGTGGGCGAAAGCGGCTGCGGCAAATCGCTCACCGCGCTCAGCGTCATGGGCCTTTTGCCCCCGCCGGGGCGGGTGGCCGCAGGCCGCATCCTCTTCGAGGACACGGACCTCCTCACCCTGCCCCCCCGCCGAATGCGCGAGCTCAGGGGCGAGGAGATCTCCATGATCTTCCAGGAGCCCATGACCTCGCTCAACCCGGTGTTCACCGTGGGCCGCCAGATCGCCGAGGAGATAACCACCCACCGCGAGGGCTCCTCCGCCGAGGCCTGGCAGCGGGCCATCGCCATGCTGGACAAGGTGGGCATTTCCGAGCCCGAGGCCCGGGCCAAGGCCTACCCCCACCAGCTCAGCGGTGGGATGCGCCAGCGGGTGATGATCGCCATGGCCCTGGCCCTGGACCCCAAGCTCTTGATCGCCGACGAGCCCACCACCGCCCTGGACGTGACCATTCAGGCCCAGATTCTGGAACTGATGCGCCATCTGCAATCCGAGACCGGGGCGGCGGTGCTCCTGATCACCCACAACCTGGCCGTGGTGGCCCAGACCTGCTCGCGGGTCATGGTCATGTACACCGGCCGCCTGGTGGAGGACGCGTCGGTGGACGAACTCTTCGACCACCCCCTCCACCCCTACACCGAGGGGCTCCTGGCCTGCCTGCCCGCCCGCGCTCCCCGGCCGGGCCAGAAGCTGCCCACCATCGGGGGCATCGTGCCCGCCCTGGGCAACCTGCCCCAAGGCTGCGCCTTCAGTGACCGTTGCCCCCGCGCCTTCGAGCCCTGCCGCCAAGCCGAACCCGCTCTGGTGGAGGTGGCCCCTGGCCATTCGGTGCGCTGCTATTTGCACCATGACCAGGCCCGGCGGGAGCGGAGGATCGCGGCATGA
- the panB gene encoding 3-methyl-2-oxobutanoate hydroxymethyltransferase, with the protein MDRKKINIPDLIAKKKNGQKVTMLTAYDYPTARAMDRMGVDSVLVGDSLGNVVLGYESTVPVTMDEMLHHIKAVRRGLTYPLLIGDLPFMSYQVSRKQAVKNAGRFMKEGGVDCVKLEGGTEMAPTVKAIVDAGIPVCAHIGLTPQSVAQLGGYKVQGKDLAGAQKLIDDTGALAEAGASLIVFECIPSALAAAITANTPLVTIGIGAGPDCDGQVLVVHDLIGLAERKPPKMAKQYVNLFPQLEKAVSSYVEEVASGAFPAEEHGFAIDQAVVDQLKL; encoded by the coding sequence ATGGACCGCAAGAAGATCAACATCCCTGACCTCATCGCCAAAAAGAAAAACGGCCAAAAGGTGACCATGCTCACCGCCTACGACTACCCCACCGCCCGGGCCATGGACCGGATGGGGGTGGACTCGGTGCTGGTGGGCGACAGCCTGGGCAACGTGGTGCTGGGCTATGAGTCCACCGTGCCGGTGACCATGGACGAGATGCTGCACCACATCAAGGCGGTGCGCCGGGGTCTCACCTATCCCCTGCTCATCGGCGATCTGCCCTTCATGAGCTATCAGGTGAGCCGCAAGCAGGCGGTTAAAAACGCCGGGCGCTTCATGAAAGAGGGCGGGGTGGACTGCGTGAAGCTGGAGGGCGGCACCGAGATGGCCCCCACGGTCAAGGCCATCGTGGACGCGGGCATACCGGTCTGCGCCCATATCGGCCTGACCCCCCAGAGCGTGGCCCAGTTAGGCGGCTACAAGGTGCAGGGCAAGGACCTGGCCGGCGCTCAGAAGCTCATCGACGACACCGGCGCCCTGGCCGAAGCCGGGGCCAGCCTCATCGTGTTCGAGTGCATCCCCTCGGCCCTGGCTGCGGCCATTACCGCCAACACTCCCCTGGTGACCATCGGCATCGGGGCCGGGCCGGACTGCGACGGCCAGGTGCTGGTGGTGCACGACCTCATCGGTCTGGCCGAGCGCAAGCCCCCCAAGATGGCCAAGCAGTACGTAAACCTCTTCCCCCAGCTGGAAAAGGCGGTATCCTCTTACGTGGAGGAAGTGGCCTCCGGCGCCTTCCCCGCCGAGGAGCATGGCTTTGCCATCGACCAGGCGGTGGTGGATCAGCTCAAGCTGTAG
- a CDS encoding bifunctional 5,10-methylenetetrahydrofolate dehydrogenase/5,10-methenyltetrahydrofolate cyclohydrolase yields the protein MAAELIKGLPIAKAIREEITAEVDGLKAKGVEPTLAVLLVGDDPGSVWYAKSKVGVGEKLGIKVDLHTMAADTSQETVLEQIKGWNMDPKVHGILVELPLPKHLAKEEIMESIDPKKDVDGVHPVNRGYLLGGQEHLALVPATPLSCIALAERAGIDFKGKKVTLVGRGDTVGRPLASLLIKRDATITVCHTKTVDLAGECKNGEIVVAAAGFAGLVKKDMISPGTVVIDAGVNEVKDEATGESKYVGDCEPDVADVAKALSPVPGGVGSLTTTIIMGNVLKALKLQGADK from the coding sequence ATGGCGGCTGAGTTGATTAAAGGCTTGCCCATCGCCAAAGCAATCCGTGAAGAGATCACGGCCGAAGTGGACGGACTCAAGGCCAAGGGCGTGGAGCCCACCCTAGCCGTGCTGTTGGTCGGCGACGACCCGGGCAGCGTGTGGTACGCCAAGTCCAAGGTGGGCGTGGGCGAAAAGCTCGGCATCAAGGTGGACCTGCACACCATGGCCGCCGACACCAGCCAGGAGACGGTGCTGGAGCAGATCAAGGGCTGGAACATGGACCCCAAGGTGCACGGCATCCTGGTGGAGCTGCCCTTGCCCAAGCACCTGGCCAAGGAAGAGATCATGGAGTCCATCGACCCCAAGAAGGACGTGGACGGGGTGCACCCGGTCAACCGCGGCTACCTTCTGGGCGGCCAGGAGCACCTGGCCCTGGTGCCGGCCACTCCGCTTAGCTGCATCGCCCTGGCCGAGCGCGCGGGCATCGACTTCAAAGGCAAGAAGGTCACCCTGGTCGGCCGTGGCGACACCGTGGGCCGCCCCCTGGCCAGCCTGCTGATCAAGCGCGATGCCACCATCACCGTCTGCCACACCAAGACCGTGGACCTGGCCGGCGAGTGCAAGAACGGCGAGATCGTGGTGGCCGCGGCCGGCTTCGCCGGCCTGGTCAAGAAAGACATGATCTCCCCGGGCACCGTGGTCATCGACGCGGGCGTCAACGAGGTCAAGGACGAGGCCACCGGCGAGAGCAAGTACGTGGGCGACTGCGAGCCCGACGTGGCCGATGTGGCCAAGGCCCTGAGCCCGGTGCCGGGCGGCGTGGGCAGCCTCACCACCACCATCATCATGGGCAACGTGCTCAAGGCCCTGAAGCTTCAGGGCGCCGACAAGTAG